From Triticum aestivum cultivar Chinese Spring chromosome 4A, IWGSC CS RefSeq v2.1, whole genome shotgun sequence, a single genomic window includes:
- the LOC123086892 gene encoding NADH dehydrogenase [ubiquinone] iron-sulfur protein 3-like encodes MDNQSIFQYSWEILPKKWVHKMKRSEHGNRSYTNTDYPFPLLCFLKWHAYTRVQVSIDICGVDHPSRKRRFEVVHNLLSTRYNSHIRVQTSADEVTRISPVVSLFPSAGRWEREVWDMSGVSSINHPDLRRISTDYGFEGHPLRKDFPLSGYVEVRYDDPEKRVVSEPIEMTQEFRYFDFASPWEQRSDG; translated from the coding sequence aTGGATAACCAATCCATTTTCCAATATAGTTGGGAGATTTTACCCAAAAAATGGGTACATAAAATGAAAAGATCGGAACATGGGAATAGATCTTATACCAATACTGACTACCCATTTCCATTGTTGTGTTTTCTAAAATGGCATGCCTATACAAGGGTTCAAGTTTCGATCGATATTTGCGGAGTGGATCATCCCTCTCGAAAACGAAGATTTGAAGTTGTCCATAATTTACTGAGTACTCGGTATAACTCACACATTCGTGTACAAACAAGTGCAGACGAAGTAACACGAATATCTCCGGTAGTCAGTCTATTTCCATCAGCCGGCCGGTGGGAGCGAGAAGTATGGGATATGTCTGGTGTTTCTTCCATCAATCATCCGGATTTACGCCGTATATCAACAGACTATGGTTTCGAGGGTCATCCATTACGAAAAGACTTTCCTCTGAGTGGATATGTGGAAGTACGCTATGATGATCCAGAGAAACGTGTGGTTTCTGAACCCATTGAGATGACCCAAGAATTTCGCTATTTCGATTTTGCTAGTCCTTGGGAACAGCGTAGCGACGGATAA
- the LOC123086891 gene encoding putative B3 domain-containing protein Os08g0325100 isoform X2, producing the protein MGCERCERRDELDYCNLDDREKHFLMFIVDDCGQEMIVPDEFLRRFRGKIPREIRLQTRNGHSYTIGVAKYPDKLVLQAGWETFVKTYDLHMDDCVVFRYKGNSQFDVIVFDRFGREKAFSVIRDSAPPVQESHNSGTENLDRSHGHSQPMEVQSPIENANHPEGRPQPMRMQPPTENANPSHAHPQPMRMQPPTENLDDPVGFSPPTENVNNLFGHSQPTQMQPSTEAVHHFAQMQPSTEAVDHSNGHALTMQMQPSSEVVDHSNGHAQTMQMQLFCRPTKLRQTMLQWDYLSMGNETAPSPSDTPNSLSSEHDIEGCASPRYTLIYNTSLNTVQKEEVDEQVKSIHKDNPIFVAVMRRFNVTGTCTLTFSKKYVQTHVGDKERRICLQRCGKRWDVQFSSSVEVKRIVSGWRKFVKDNDVETGDICIFELLKIDEMCTMEVHIIHAKDFDRPSQIGGRSVDGWCKEATTKTVEPSHSRPQLVKMQLRNASVEDSYSRPQPMEMQSPSKERKIRVETVNSSLGNEGDSSMSEDSVTLTGCIGVHLRRIPLIQKKVVKQKVDLIGSEIPICVLVMQKTNVTGRFALSISKKYVRRHLGDEVRSIWLERDGERCQVTLGRGPQNNRVVGGWVKFAKENGLRTGDVCLLERLRHCKECTMKVHIVRRVKRAG; encoded by the exons ATGGGGTGCGAAAGGTGCGAGCGGAGGGATGAACTCGATTACTGCAATTTGGATGACCGGGAGAAACACTTCTTGATGTTCATTGTCGATGACTGTGGTCAGGAGATG ATCGTCCCAGATGAATTTCTGAGACGTTTCAGGGGTAAGATCCCAAGGGAGATCAGGCTACAAACACGAAATGGTCACAGTTACACCATTGGAGTTGCCAAGTATCCAGATAAACTAGTTCTTCAGGCGGGATGGGAAACATTCGTCAAAACCTATGATCTACATATGGACGACTGTGTGGTATTCAGATACAAAGGAAACTCTCAGTTTGATGTCATAGTTTTTGATCGATTTGGTCGCGAGAAAGCATTCTCTGTTATTAGAGACAGTGCTCCGCCTGTACAGGAAAGTCACAACAGCGGCACTGAAAATTTGGACCGTTCTCATGGTCATTCTCAGCCCATGGAAGTGCAATCGCCTATCGAAAATGCCAACCATCCTGAAGGGCGTCCTCAGCCCATGCGAATGCAACCACCTACTGAAAATGCAAACCCTTCTCATGCGCATCCTCAGCCCATGCGAATGCAACCACctactgaaaatttggatgatCCTGTTGGTTTTAGTCCACCTACTGAAAATGTGAACAATTTGTTTGGCCATAGTCAGCCTACGCAAATGCAACCATCTACTGAGGCTGTGCATCATTTTGCGCAAATGCAACCATCTACCGAGGCTGTGGATCATTCTAATGGTCATGCTCTGACCATGCAAATGCAACCATCTAGCGAGGTCGTGGATCATTCTAATGGTCATGCTCAGACCATGCAAATGCAACTGTTTTGTAGACCTACCAAGCTGAGACAAACAATGCTTCAATGGGATTACTTGAGTATGGGCAACGAGACAGCGCCGAGTCCTTCAGATACTCCCA ATTCTTTGTCCTCAGAACATGATATTGAAGGTTGTGCTTCACCTAGATACACGCTCATATATAACACCAGTCTAAATACAGTGCAGAAGGAGGAAGTTGATGAGCAGGTCAAATCTATTCATAAGGACAATCCAATCTTTGTGGCTGTGATGAGGAGGTTCAATGTTACAGGAACGTGCACTTTA ACTTTCTCCAAGAAATATGTTCAGACACATGTGGGTGATAAGGAGCGAAGGATATGTCTTCAGCGATGTGGCAAGAGGTGGGATGtgcaatttagcagtagcgttgaAGTCAAAAGGATTGTTAGTGGCTGGCGGAAGTTTGtgaaagacaatgatgtagagactgGTGATATCTGCATCTTTGAATTGTTGAAGATTGATGAGATGTGCACAATGGAAGTCCATATCATCCATGCAAAAGATTTTGATAGACCCTCCCAAATTGGTGGGAGGAGTGTCGATGGATGGTGTAAAGAAGCTACTACTAAAACTGTGGAACCTTCTCATTCTCGTCCTCAGCTCGTGAAAATGCAATTACGTAATGCAAGTGTAGAGGATTCTTATTCTCGTCCTCAGCCCATGGAAATGCAATCACCCTCAAAGGAAAGAAAGATACGAGTTGAAACGGTTAACTCGAGTCTGGGCAACGAGG GAGATTCTTCGATGTCAGAGGATAGTGTCACTTTGACTGGTTGCATCGGTGTGCATTTGAGGCGCATACCTTTAATTCAGAAGAAGGTGGTGAAGCAGAAGGTCGACCTTATTGGTTCTGAAATTCCCATCTGTGTGCTCGTGATGCAGAAGACCAATGTTACAGGAAGATTCGCTCTA AGCATCTCCAAGAAATATGTCCGCAGACACCTGGGGGACGAGGTGCGAAGCATCTGGCTGGAGCGAGACGGGGAGAGGTGCCAAGTGACGCTGGGACGCGGGCCTCAGAACAACAGGGTTGTGGGTGGATGGGTAAAGTTCGCCAAGGAGAACGGGCTGCGGACGGGCGATGTCTGCCTTCTCGAGCGGCTGAGGCACTGCAAGGAGTGCACAATGAAGGTCCACATCGTCCGCCGCGTAAAGCGTGCCGGTTGA
- the LOC123086891 gene encoding putative B3 domain-containing protein Os08g0325100 isoform X1, with translation MGCERCERRDELDYCNLDDREKHFLMFIVDDCGQEMIVPDEFLRRFRGKIPREIRLQTRNGHSYTIGVAKYPDKLVLQAGWETFVKTYDLHMDDCVVFRYKGNSQFDVIVFDRFGREKAFSVIRDSAPPVQESHNSGTENLDRSHGHSQPMEVQSPIENANHPEGRPQPMRMQPPTENANPSHAHPQPMRMQPPTENLDDPVGFSPPTENVNNLFGHSQPTQMQPSTEAVHHFAQMQPSTEAVDHSNGHALTMQMQPSSEVVDHSNGHAQTMQMQLFCRPTKLRQTMLQWDYLSMGNETAPSPSDTPRDSLSSEHDIEGCASPRYTLIYNTSLNTVQKEEVDEQVKSIHKDNPIFVAVMRRFNVTGTCTLTFSKKYVQTHVGDKERRICLQRCGKRWDVQFSSSVEVKRIVSGWRKFVKDNDVETGDICIFELLKIDEMCTMEVHIIHAKDFDRPSQIGGRSVDGWCKEATTKTVEPSHSRPQLVKMQLRNASVEDSYSRPQPMEMQSPSKERKIRVETVNSSLGNEGDSSMSEDSVTLTGCIGVHLRRIPLIQKKVVKQKVDLIGSEIPICVLVMQKTNVTGRFALSISKKYVRRHLGDEVRSIWLERDGERCQVTLGRGPQNNRVVGGWVKFAKENGLRTGDVCLLERLRHCKECTMKVHIVRRVKRAG, from the exons ATGGGGTGCGAAAGGTGCGAGCGGAGGGATGAACTCGATTACTGCAATTTGGATGACCGGGAGAAACACTTCTTGATGTTCATTGTCGATGACTGTGGTCAGGAGATG ATCGTCCCAGATGAATTTCTGAGACGTTTCAGGGGTAAGATCCCAAGGGAGATCAGGCTACAAACACGAAATGGTCACAGTTACACCATTGGAGTTGCCAAGTATCCAGATAAACTAGTTCTTCAGGCGGGATGGGAAACATTCGTCAAAACCTATGATCTACATATGGACGACTGTGTGGTATTCAGATACAAAGGAAACTCTCAGTTTGATGTCATAGTTTTTGATCGATTTGGTCGCGAGAAAGCATTCTCTGTTATTAGAGACAGTGCTCCGCCTGTACAGGAAAGTCACAACAGCGGCACTGAAAATTTGGACCGTTCTCATGGTCATTCTCAGCCCATGGAAGTGCAATCGCCTATCGAAAATGCCAACCATCCTGAAGGGCGTCCTCAGCCCATGCGAATGCAACCACCTACTGAAAATGCAAACCCTTCTCATGCGCATCCTCAGCCCATGCGAATGCAACCACctactgaaaatttggatgatCCTGTTGGTTTTAGTCCACCTACTGAAAATGTGAACAATTTGTTTGGCCATAGTCAGCCTACGCAAATGCAACCATCTACTGAGGCTGTGCATCATTTTGCGCAAATGCAACCATCTACCGAGGCTGTGGATCATTCTAATGGTCATGCTCTGACCATGCAAATGCAACCATCTAGCGAGGTCGTGGATCATTCTAATGGTCATGCTCAGACCATGCAAATGCAACTGTTTTGTAGACCTACCAAGCTGAGACAAACAATGCTTCAATGGGATTACTTGAGTATGGGCAACGAGACAGCGCCGAGTCCTTCAGATACTCCCA GAGATTCTTTGTCCTCAGAACATGATATTGAAGGTTGTGCTTCACCTAGATACACGCTCATATATAACACCAGTCTAAATACAGTGCAGAAGGAGGAAGTTGATGAGCAGGTCAAATCTATTCATAAGGACAATCCAATCTTTGTGGCTGTGATGAGGAGGTTCAATGTTACAGGAACGTGCACTTTA ACTTTCTCCAAGAAATATGTTCAGACACATGTGGGTGATAAGGAGCGAAGGATATGTCTTCAGCGATGTGGCAAGAGGTGGGATGtgcaatttagcagtagcgttgaAGTCAAAAGGATTGTTAGTGGCTGGCGGAAGTTTGtgaaagacaatgatgtagagactgGTGATATCTGCATCTTTGAATTGTTGAAGATTGATGAGATGTGCACAATGGAAGTCCATATCATCCATGCAAAAGATTTTGATAGACCCTCCCAAATTGGTGGGAGGAGTGTCGATGGATGGTGTAAAGAAGCTACTACTAAAACTGTGGAACCTTCTCATTCTCGTCCTCAGCTCGTGAAAATGCAATTACGTAATGCAAGTGTAGAGGATTCTTATTCTCGTCCTCAGCCCATGGAAATGCAATCACCCTCAAAGGAAAGAAAGATACGAGTTGAAACGGTTAACTCGAGTCTGGGCAACGAGG GAGATTCTTCGATGTCAGAGGATAGTGTCACTTTGACTGGTTGCATCGGTGTGCATTTGAGGCGCATACCTTTAATTCAGAAGAAGGTGGTGAAGCAGAAGGTCGACCTTATTGGTTCTGAAATTCCCATCTGTGTGCTCGTGATGCAGAAGACCAATGTTACAGGAAGATTCGCTCTA AGCATCTCCAAGAAATATGTCCGCAGACACCTGGGGGACGAGGTGCGAAGCATCTGGCTGGAGCGAGACGGGGAGAGGTGCCAAGTGACGCTGGGACGCGGGCCTCAGAACAACAGGGTTGTGGGTGGATGGGTAAAGTTCGCCAAGGAGAACGGGCTGCGGACGGGCGATGTCTGCCTTCTCGAGCGGCTGAGGCACTGCAAGGAGTGCACAATGAAGGTCCACATCGTCCGCCGCGTAAAGCGTGCCGGTTGA
- the LOC123086891 gene encoding putative B3 domain-containing protein Os08g0325100 isoform X3 gives MGCERCERRDELDYCNLDDREKHFLMFIVDDCGQEMIVPDEFLRRFRGKIPREIRLQTRNGHSYTIGVAKYPDKLVLQAGWETFVKTYDLHMDDCVVFRYKGNSQFDVIVFDRFGREKAFSVIRDSAPPVQESHNSGTENLDRSHGHSQPMEVQSPIENANHPEGRPQPMRMQPPTENANPSHAHPQPMRMQPPTENLDDPVGFSPPTENVNNLFGHSQPTQMQPSTEAVHHFAQMQPSTEAVDHSNGHALTMQMQPSSEVVDHSNGHAQTMQMQLFCRPTKLRQTMLQWDYLSMGNETAPSPSDTPRDSLSSEHDIEGCASPRYTLIYNTSLNTVQKEEVDEQVKSIHKDNPIFVAVMRRFNVTGTCTLKYVQTHVGDKERRICLQRCGKRWDVQFSSSVEVKRIVSGWRKFVKDNDVETGDICIFELLKIDEMCTMEVHIIHAKDFDRPSQIGGRSVDGWCKEATTKTVEPSHSRPQLVKMQLRNASVEDSYSRPQPMEMQSPSKERKIRVETVNSSLGNEGDSSMSEDSVTLTGCIGVHLRRIPLIQKKVVKQKVDLIGSEIPICVLVMQKTNVTGRFALSISKKYVRRHLGDEVRSIWLERDGERCQVTLGRGPQNNRVVGGWVKFAKENGLRTGDVCLLERLRHCKECTMKVHIVRRVKRAG, from the exons ATGGGGTGCGAAAGGTGCGAGCGGAGGGATGAACTCGATTACTGCAATTTGGATGACCGGGAGAAACACTTCTTGATGTTCATTGTCGATGACTGTGGTCAGGAGATG ATCGTCCCAGATGAATTTCTGAGACGTTTCAGGGGTAAGATCCCAAGGGAGATCAGGCTACAAACACGAAATGGTCACAGTTACACCATTGGAGTTGCCAAGTATCCAGATAAACTAGTTCTTCAGGCGGGATGGGAAACATTCGTCAAAACCTATGATCTACATATGGACGACTGTGTGGTATTCAGATACAAAGGAAACTCTCAGTTTGATGTCATAGTTTTTGATCGATTTGGTCGCGAGAAAGCATTCTCTGTTATTAGAGACAGTGCTCCGCCTGTACAGGAAAGTCACAACAGCGGCACTGAAAATTTGGACCGTTCTCATGGTCATTCTCAGCCCATGGAAGTGCAATCGCCTATCGAAAATGCCAACCATCCTGAAGGGCGTCCTCAGCCCATGCGAATGCAACCACCTACTGAAAATGCAAACCCTTCTCATGCGCATCCTCAGCCCATGCGAATGCAACCACctactgaaaatttggatgatCCTGTTGGTTTTAGTCCACCTACTGAAAATGTGAACAATTTGTTTGGCCATAGTCAGCCTACGCAAATGCAACCATCTACTGAGGCTGTGCATCATTTTGCGCAAATGCAACCATCTACCGAGGCTGTGGATCATTCTAATGGTCATGCTCTGACCATGCAAATGCAACCATCTAGCGAGGTCGTGGATCATTCTAATGGTCATGCTCAGACCATGCAAATGCAACTGTTTTGTAGACCTACCAAGCTGAGACAAACAATGCTTCAATGGGATTACTTGAGTATGGGCAACGAGACAGCGCCGAGTCCTTCAGATACTCCCA GAGATTCTTTGTCCTCAGAACATGATATTGAAGGTTGTGCTTCACCTAGATACACGCTCATATATAACACCAGTCTAAATACAGTGCAGAAGGAGGAAGTTGATGAGCAGGTCAAATCTATTCATAAGGACAATCCAATCTTTGTGGCTGTGATGAGGAGGTTCAATGTTACAGGAACGTGCACTTTA AAATATGTTCAGACACATGTGGGTGATAAGGAGCGAAGGATATGTCTTCAGCGATGTGGCAAGAGGTGGGATGtgcaatttagcagtagcgttgaAGTCAAAAGGATTGTTAGTGGCTGGCGGAAGTTTGtgaaagacaatgatgtagagactgGTGATATCTGCATCTTTGAATTGTTGAAGATTGATGAGATGTGCACAATGGAAGTCCATATCATCCATGCAAAAGATTTTGATAGACCCTCCCAAATTGGTGGGAGGAGTGTCGATGGATGGTGTAAAGAAGCTACTACTAAAACTGTGGAACCTTCTCATTCTCGTCCTCAGCTCGTGAAAATGCAATTACGTAATGCAAGTGTAGAGGATTCTTATTCTCGTCCTCAGCCCATGGAAATGCAATCACCCTCAAAGGAAAGAAAGATACGAGTTGAAACGGTTAACTCGAGTCTGGGCAACGAGG GAGATTCTTCGATGTCAGAGGATAGTGTCACTTTGACTGGTTGCATCGGTGTGCATTTGAGGCGCATACCTTTAATTCAGAAGAAGGTGGTGAAGCAGAAGGTCGACCTTATTGGTTCTGAAATTCCCATCTGTGTGCTCGTGATGCAGAAGACCAATGTTACAGGAAGATTCGCTCTA AGCATCTCCAAGAAATATGTCCGCAGACACCTGGGGGACGAGGTGCGAAGCATCTGGCTGGAGCGAGACGGGGAGAGGTGCCAAGTGACGCTGGGACGCGGGCCTCAGAACAACAGGGTTGTGGGTGGATGGGTAAAGTTCGCCAAGGAGAACGGGCTGCGGACGGGCGATGTCTGCCTTCTCGAGCGGCTGAGGCACTGCAAGGAGTGCACAATGAAGGTCCACATCGTCCGCCGCGTAAAGCGTGCCGGTTGA